Below is a genomic region from Micropterus dolomieu isolate WLL.071019.BEF.003 ecotype Adirondacks linkage group LG08, ASM2129224v1, whole genome shotgun sequence.
TCTGGAAACGTGCTTCATTCATCTGATGAACCCCCCCTCTTCGCAGCTCCTACACAAAGCTTCTATACAAGACGTGACTGTCGTGTCACCTGTGTATTTAAAATGGCTCAATATTCACTCACGCTGCCATTTCATACAGCTTTGCTGGGGAAAAGGCCACAGCTATCAAagcttttaaaatatgattcaaaaaaattatttttttttttccccccccatcTCTGCTCTGATTGTTTGTAAAGCAGCATAATGGTGGCTTTGTCTCAGCAATATGAAGTACTGTAAACTACAGCTGACCAGTAGATGCTATGCCAACCACAGCCAGCAAATGGATTACCCTTTGAAGGATTATGGACATTTATAGTTCAGGGATTCTCTTtacaatattttgtaaaaatagATGTATGTACTAAAGTGATGTGACAGACTTTGGTACACGTTCTATCTTTTAAGATTACTAAAGGAGATGAGTGTCAAAGATGGAATACTTTGGGAAAAAAAGAACTTAGGTGCACTTAACTTTTTTATACTaaacttaaaatttaaaatgtaagttTAGAATAAAGGTTATTTTGGAAATTTGAAAtgctgcatgttttttgtttaattttattctcGTATATAAATGTATTGGAACAGGGCAAGTATTCTAAGACTGTGATCTGAGATAACATCTGGGATTTTGATTATTGTTCTGTTAtgattataaaatgtattttcctgGCCAGACTGCATCACAGGTACTTGACAGTTTTATCAACTTGTTTGAGTTGATGCTTCTACTTGCTCGGCCTTCATACCAATACCAcgaaatagttttttttgtcagaaatcATTATCGCCCACCTTAGTTTAGTATACATAGAGTATGAAAGAACCAATAGTAACAATCAAAATATGTCACTTTGATATAAAATCTATTGAGTGAAATATGGATCTGTTTGTCTAAATAACCTAGCATTTCACTGGGTTTGTCTCCTAGCCATGTCTCTCACATTTCAATCCAACAACCCACAATAAATCACACCTTAATGACATTTAGTTTGCTGACACTGTCAGAAAGGTACTGTATCAACTTTGCTAATAATTTCCAGTtgtggtttgttgttttgtattggaATGCATTATATTGAAAGGTGTCATACTTTAACCACTTCACCTAATCAACTTTCAAACAGgtaacaaaaactcaacataaaCTTCTTAATTGAGGGATTTTGTGCTGGATTATTGTATGTGATTATATTTGATGTAGCTAGTGTTGTAATGTGCAGTATATGACAGACTGTGCAGCAGTGCTGATGCTTATGACATTGTCTATTTAAAAGTGTATTACGCATCACTGTAAACTGTCACACTGTATAGAGACATTAGTCCAAAAACAAGTTTTATTGCCTTCCGTATTTATCTCAAATAGGGAAGTCATCAGTAACCATGTCTTTCTAATACAAAACAAACCATGTCCAAcacaatcaaaaacaacaatgttgaGCTGACCTATTTAAAATGATACCGTTTTTGACTAGCTTATAAAAgaacagcacagaaacacaatttaaaagcaACTCAATGTAAAAGGGACTGTCCCCATTAGCCTCAAAACACATCTTATACAAGGTctgtttgggggaaaaaaaataaagtatgtctgaatgaaacaatatcacaaatgataaataatataGCACAGAAGCTAATCTTACATTGATTGTTAGTGAATTTACTGATCATGATACTGAGACCTTTTGAAATCCTAACACATGTTTCGTGTTTATCTAAGCTAATCTGAACACAAGTGTTCTCTGACAACCGTTCCTCGTCCAGCAATATTCACTCTTATTATAATAATCTTATCTTTGGTATTGCCTGTGCGCTTCTATAATTGTTGTAACATAATCTTAAAGGTTCTTGTCTGCCCCATGTGCAGCAAGTAGCGGCCTTCCCTTGAGACACAGATgcaggggagagaaaaaaacaaactatccTAGTTCTTCTCAGTCTTCCACAGACCCTTTTCTTTTGTAAGCTCCACTCACTCCCTGTAAGTCTTCGCAGGGTTCATATGAAGTATTCCTTCTTTTCACTCACAGCCTGGTTACTGTACTCCTCATCGGGATCCTCTCCTGGAGCCAGCTCCCCTGTCGTCCTGTAGTCTCCTTTGTTGTGGCAGAGATACCGATAAAGCAGGAAGGCTAAACCAGCTATCGTCATCAGGATGAGAGCAACAACCACTGGAAAAATAAGGCTCTTTTCAAAATACTATTTTAAAACATGCCTTTATAATGTAACGATTAAAAGGGAAAACAGTTACCTGCAATAACTGCAGAGTCTGGACCTGTGGGGGCTGCTGTTGTTACCACTAaggggaaaaacatttttttaaaaacaaagtagaTGTTTGGTGACACATGACATGGGAGAAAGGTTATGAGATTACAGGATACAGGAAGTAAATTGTGCCGCGTCTCTCAACTGTGTGGGTCCAGGAGGAGACCAGTTTGTGTGCCAgtaatagaaaaatatattttaaaaagtgtaagAGTTACCCTGAATCATGGTGGTGTCTGCTTGTGTGGGAAGTGATGTTAAAGCCCCCATATCTGATGctgaacaaaacacacagcattAATAAAGCAGCACAAACTATTAAAAGGTTATGATAACAGGATACTTCTTGGCTGCAAGTTGCAGCCTTTAAAGCCAAGTGAGTACATTCGTAACAGACCTTAAAAACAACAGTATACTCACCCTCTGTCACAGTTCTGTTTGCATATGTGGAGAGTGTCGTCGAAGACACCATGATGCCTGAATCTGGAAGATATGTCATAGcatgttaaaaatgtcacaGGGTTCTGGCTTCAGCATAGTCTACTAGAAGCGACTTGTGTAACTGCATAGCTGCTGGCTGAGGAGGGAATATTAAGCGTTGTGACACAATAATCTGATTATTAAAACGCTGGGACTGAAACAAAACCTGTCAACCTCTTATTTATTTCTGAGTCCTCTGTGATGCAATGACTTAATCAGAGAACACACCAGTGGGCAGAAGTGCAGAgatcttttacttgagtaaaagtaggAATACAGCACTATGAAACACTCCATTACAagtgaaagtcctgcattttaaaattaaaaataaaatacaaaaaagtatTATTAGCAATAGAGCTGCAAGATTGGTTGATTAATCAAACAACATAGGGtacatttttaagcaaaaatgccaaacattcttTGGTTCAAGACTCTCAAACGTGATAATTTCACGTTTTTACTGATCACACAATACTAGAGTGACTAGAGTAATATACAAGAGTGATGATGGTCTTCGTATTTCGTCCGTCTGCAGTCGTCTCCTTGAATTCGCCTCAGCTTGAACTTTACCTCGGTGGTCTTGAACGTACAGGCTCTTTGATGTTGCAATGGGCATTTTCTATTGTTTTCTCATGTTCTATAGACCAAAAATCTGCAGATAtaatttataatgaaaataaccttTACTTGTAGCTATgatcaacaaaatgtacttaaaagtatCAAAAGCAAGTAAAAGTACCTATTTAGGCAGCAGAGTTCCCCAAGAAAgacttatattattattactgacatGTATTGTTATAtctggtggaggaggaggagcttaTCTATGACAATACATCATATCCCCCCcaattgttttgtatgtaaattcTCAATCTGCTAACTAGTTAATATAgctttcagataaatgtagtacaGTGCTGCagcaaacaattattttcattaatcgattaatctgcggattattttctcaattagtCGATTCATTGGTTGGTCTCTAAAATAATAAGACAGCCAAAAATTCCCATTTCAATATCCTTGAGCACAAGGTGACATCAAAgatcttgttttgttcaaaacCCAAAAGATATTCAGGACTCACATGTGAGAGCCTTAAATcaaagtttggcatttttgtttaaaataaaaaataaaaaattgttaataagagattaattgattaatcgaccAAGCATTGTAGCTCTATTGCttataatacttttgtacttgtaatggagtgtagtattgctacttttacacAAGTAAAGAGTCTAGTAAGATATTTGGTTAATTAATCAATCGTCAGGAACACgttctttttaaaatacaagAACCAAATGTGTCAGAAGTGCCAAAAAATATAAGAGGAAAGACATTTGCAATGCTACAAATAGGCATTTCATTCAAACTGATTACAAGGTGGACTTACTATTCATGGCTGACTGGCTACCtgtaagaaacacacaaacaccaataAACCACATGTCTCACTAACATTTCCGCAATCTTCTAGTTACCAAGTGAGTCATTAATGTTGGATATGATTTATTTAACTCAGATAGACGGTCAACACCTTTCCCCACCATTGTTTCCGACATACTACTCGGCTGACTCTCTTTGTCTACTAAGTAACTTGCACCAAACTTTAAAAGGCAGACAAAGCTTTTTCTTCGTCCTCATTAAGTCAGCTAGCCTGACACAAAGTCGTCCCGTGGAAGGAAAAACTAGGAGTGAGCGACATTTTCAGGTAAAGTGTTAATGTTTCTCAGACACTTAACAATCACACATTCATGTCATCTGTCGTGGGAGCTTACCTGTGCGCAGCGGAGACGTGACACAAACCTCACTAGCTGTGCAAGCCGACTTTCCCCAAAGCTAACAACTAAGGTGGAGGAAACGAAAGCACACAGCGAACTTAAAGTTTGAATTTCAAGCTGTGTGCGAGGCGTCTGAAAGTGCGTCTGTGAAATACAGTAAGTCGCTATACTTCTTCTCCCAGCCCTTGTGAGTCATGCAGCTGAGCACACGCTCTCGATTTCCGCCCCTCCCTTTCCTCCctttcctccccttcctccccctcctccccctctcgcCATGTCAAAGATCGTCTATtagcaagatgtatcactcctgatttaaaaaatatggaACTCCACTGTTGGTATGAAGTCTTTTtttataagttttttttttttggcatttgaTCATTTTGATTGTCCATTCTACAGAAAGGATACAAATGATTTTCATTGTTAATTAATTTCCCATCATCATTTTCTCAATTGATCTTTTGGTCTTTCAAATGTGAGAAAATATAGcctaaataaaaagaaagaaagcccaaattgcttgttttattcgaccaacagtccaaactcctaaatattttttgttaataTCATAGAAGACTGAGAAACCCAGCAAacattcacatttgagaagctaaaaCCAGTAACATATTTGACTAATTtaactgatgcttttatccaaagcaacttacaattgctatatcagaggtcacacacctctggagcaagataagataagatcagTCTTTGTTTGTCAACCTATATCTCCCATAAGAagatgtgtcttatccactgttccatcaccaacCCGGTAATAATGACTTAAAACAGTTAagtaattatcaaaatagttgcctaAATTGACTGATCATTCTGGTTGAAGTAAATATCTTGATtagtatattttcttttaaaattgaTCAGGTtgtattcaaatgaattaaacagaATGTTAAAGGTTACCTGTACTTCAGCAATTTAGTGTTCCATTTACATAAAGTTGAAGGACTTGAGAGTGACAGATTTAAAACAGAATCTGTGCAGCAGAGGCAGAGATATACTGACTTTTAGTTCGTATGGGTTAAGCAGTTTCCATAAGACAACTTTCATTTGATGTACCCCATTTGGCTGTGCCAGCATGCCTCAGATATGATGTTGAATCTCTGTTAGCTGATAATCGAACTACACCTAGTACTGGAGATCttataaagtaaagtaaaaacgTATAAACGTATAAGAAAAAACTctgatttcagttttttaattaTCAGAGACAGTGCACTTCATTTTCTATTTGGAATCAGCCACAACAAGCCAATACTTCCATTAGTCTGCAGAAGTCTTGCTGGTAATTCACTTATTCACAGCTATCCCTGTAGGATGACGCATGGATATATATTGATATTGCCCAGTCATAATACAAAgctttccttcctttcctccttcctAATAATCCAAATGATTTTGCAGAAAAGTGTTTTtgaagtgttgtttttaaaattcagtTATTCACAATATTTTAGCTCTGAAATACAACTAAGTTtttgggtggggtgggggggaattttcacttttaaatgttttaaactgaTGACTAGAAAGTCAAATCTCTTATCATTATAAGTTATGTTTGGTTCACTATAAAGTTAGCTGAGAAATCTGGGCTGAGTGAGAGGTCGTTGTTTTTTGTCCCTATGCCATTGGCAGagaagcaaacagcagctaTTGACACaagaaaaattttatttatttatcttaatgtaaatgtgatacaaaaaaagatcACTGTTCATAGTTAAGCAATGATTGATCTTCACAGTGCATACC
It encodes:
- the LOC123974551 gene encoding cell adhesion molecule 2-like, which encodes MNNSGIMVSSTTLSTYANRTVTEASDMGALTSLPTQADTTMIQVVTTAAPTGPDSAVIAVVVALILMTIAGLAFLLYRYLCHNKGDYRTTGELAPGEDPDEEYSNQAVSEKKEYFI